Genomic DNA from Halobaculum sp. CBA1158:
TGGCTACGTCGCCGTCGCAGGCGGGACGCGCCTGCGGGGACGCCTCGCCGCGCGGCGGCGCGCCCGCGAGCCCGGGGACGCCGCGTCCGGGTCGCCGACGGGCGGAGCGGGACGGACCGCGGCCGACAGCGGCGACGACGCGGAGTGACCGCCGCGGACGCGCGGGCGAGGGACGCCGCGACCGCGGAACCCGGCCGCGCCGACCGCCTCCGCAACTGTTAGGCGCTCCGACACCTCGGTGATCGTAGAGGCCCTTCGATGGCGAACACCGACGCGCGCGTCGACATGACCGAGGGGGCTGTGGCCCCGCGGCTGTTCAGCCTCGCGTGGCCGCTCGTGCTCGGCAACCTCCTCCAGACCCTCTACAACCTCGCGGACGTGTTCTGGGTCGGCCGGGTGAGCCCGGAGGCCGTCGCGGCGGTGTCGCTCATGTTCCCGCTGTCGTGGATGTTCGTCTCGACGGCGATGGGGCTGACCGCCGCGACCATCGCGCTCGTCTCCCAGCACGTCGGCGCGGGCGACGACCGCGCGGCCGACCGGGTCGTCGGCCAGACGACGATCCTCGCGATCGGCGTCTCCGTCGTGCTCGCGGCCGCCGGGCTGCTCGCCAGGCGACCGCTGCTGGAGTGGATCGGCGCGGAGGGGGTCGTGTTCACGGAGGCGCTGGCGTACATCGAGGTGATATTCCTCACGCTGCCGCTGACGTTCCTCTTTTTCGCGTTTCGCGCCTCCCTCCAGGGCGCAGGCGACACCAAGACCGCGATGTGGCTGGTCGCCGCCTCCGCCGGCGTCAACATCGTCATCGACCCCGTGTTCATCCTCGGATGGGGGCCGGTGCCCGCGATGGGCACCCGCGGGGCCGCGCTGGCGACGTTCGTCGCTCGCGCGCTGGCGGCCGCCGCCGGGGTCTACGTCCTCCTGAAGGGCGACTGGGGAATCCAACTGCACCCCCGCGACCTCCGCCCCGACCGCGAGGTGCTCGGGAAGCTCGTCGACGTCGGCTACCCCGGCACCCTCGACGGGTGGGCGCGCTCGTTCGCCGCGGTGGCGATGGCCGCGCTCGTCGCCCGGTTCGGCCCGGCCGCCACAGCCGCCTACGGCGTCGGGGTCCGCCTCATGTCCGTCTCCTGGACCGTCGCCGGCGCGGTCGGGCAGGCGACGGCGACGGGCGTCGGCCAGAACCTCGGTGCCGACACGCCCGACCGGGCGAGCCGGGTGGCGTGGACCGCGACCGGCGGGACGATGGCCGTGCTGTTCGCGGCCGGCGGCGTCGTCTGGCTGTTCCCTGCCGTCGCGATCCGCGTGTTCGTCGCCGACGCCGCCGTCGTCGCCGAGGGCGTCTCCTTCCTCCGGATCACGGCGCTCGCGTGGGGCGTCTTCGGCGGCCTGATGGTGTTGCAAGGGGCGTTCCGCGGCGCGGGCGACACCCGGATCGCGATGGCGCTGTCGCTGTTGTCGCGGTGGGGCCTCCGGATCCCGGCGGCGCTCGTGCTCGCGTACTCGTTCACCGTCGTCGTGCCCGTGATCGGCCCCGTGTCGGGACTTGGCCTGGGACCCGACGGCCTGTGGTGGGCGTGGACCTTCGGGGCGGTCGGCTCGCTCCTCGTCGGCGCGGCGTGGTTCCTCCGGGGAACGTGGAAACGCGGCGTCGTCGAACGCGGGGGCGACGCGGGGAGCGCGACAGTCGAACGCGACACCGAAGCGACGCCCGGGTCGCTCGGCGACGACGGCGACGGCGACCCGGCGACGGACGACTGAGTCGCGGTCGCGGCGTCGGCGGGGGACGGTGCCCGTCGCCGCGGCCGGTGTATCCAAGCCGGTGGCGTGCGAAGCGCTCGACATGAACGGATCGACGACCCGGCAGTACGGCGCGGCGATCGCGGTCGCCTCCGGCGCGTACTCGCTGCTCTCGGCGGGCATCGGCGGCGGAACGGCCGGAACCGGGGGAATGGGCGGCGGAGGAATGGGTACCGGGGGGATGATGGGGTCGACCGGACTCGGGATCGCGGGCTGGCTGATGCTCGCGATCGGCGTCGTCGTCGTGGTCCACGGGGTGGTGCTGTTGACCCCCGCGGCCGACCGACTCGGAACCGCGAGCGGGCCGCTGATGATCGCCTACTCGCTCGTGATGTTGCTGCTCCAGGCGCTCGGGGCCGCCGGCGTGACCGGCGGGATGGGGACGACGGGCGGCATGAACGGCGGCATGGGAACGACGAGCGGCATGGGATCGACCGCGACCGCCGGGATGGGCTGGGACCTCGGCATGGTCGCGCTCGCGGCGCTGATGCTGTTCAGCGGGATCGTCATGACGACCCGCGACGGGGACGACGGCGGGATGTAGCGGGGGCTACTCCTCGCGCAGGACGGCGGCCTCGGGCGCGTTCCGCATCACGCTCTGCATCCCCCGGCGGGCGGCCCGGTCGGAGCTGTACCCCTCGCCGCTGGTGGCGACGATGTTGCCGTTGCGGTGGACGAGTCGCCAGCGCCACTCGTCGGCGCGGTCGCGGTAGAGTTCGAACCGCGCCAGCGACGTCGGCGCGGGGGCGTCGGACGCCGGGACCGCCTCCGCCGGGAGGTCCTCCGGATCGATCGGCTCGGCCGCGTCCGCCGCCGATTCCGGCTCCGACACGTCGGCAGCGTCGGCAGCGTCCGTCGCCGCTTTCCCGCCCGCTTCGGCCGCCCCGTCTCCCCCGGTTGTCCCGTCTCCCTCGGTCGTCCCGTTCCCCTCGGCGGCCGCGGCCGCCGACGAGGCGTGCTCGGCCGCCAACACCGCGTCGCCGGTGTGAACGTCGCTTCCCGACCACTCGAACTCGACCTCGAGTTCCGTCTCGTCGTCGTCCTCGTCGACCTCGAGTTCCACCTCGACGCCGAGAGAGTCCGCGAGCGCGACGCTCGCGGCGTCGTCGCCCTCGCCGAGTCTGAGCCGGTCGCCCGCGGCGAGGTCCGCGGCCAGTCCCCGCAGCAGCGCCGCGGCGGTCGTCCTGTCGAGCCGTTCCTCCTGCGAGAACACCGTGCGTTCGGACATGAACCGACAGTCGCGACCCTGATGCTTGAGTGTCCGGGCGGCCGGGCGGCGGCGAACGCGCGGCGACGCGGTCGAGTCGGTCCGACCGCGCCGGCCCCGTCGCCTGCGCCGGTCGCGGCGACGGCACCGGTCGCGGCTTACTCGTCCAGCCGTTCGCGCAGCATCGCGTTCACGTCGTCCGGCGCTGCAGAGCCGCCGGTCTTCTGCATCACCTGCCCGACGAGGAAGTTGATCGCGCCGCCCTCGCCGGCGTGGTAATCCTCGACTGCGTCGGGGTTCTCCTCGATCGCTTCCCCGACGGCCATCGCCACCTCGTCGTCGTCTGCCGTGCCCAGCCCCTCGCGCTCGATGACCTCGTCCGGGGACAGGCCCTCGTCGAGCATCGCCCGGAGGACGACCTCCTCGGCGTTCTTCGTCGTGACCTCGTCGGTGGCGACGAGTTCGATCAGGCGGGTGAACTCGTCGAGGCGATCGGTCACGTCCTCGACGGCCATGTCGCGGTAGTTGAGTTCTCCGAGGAGGGTGTCGGCGACCCACGCGGCCGCGAGATCCGGATCGAACTCCTCGGCGACCGCCTCGTAGAAGTCGGCGACCGCCTTGCGGGAGGTGAGCTTCGAGGCGGCCTCCGCGTCCAGCCCGTACTCCTCGCGGAAGCGCTCGCGCCGTGCGTCCGGCAGTTCCGGGATGGCGATGCGCTCTTTCCAGTCGGACACCTGCAGCGCGGGGAGGTCGGCCTCGCCGAAGTACCGGTAGTCTTTCTCCTCCTCCTTCGAGCGCATCGAGACGGTGTTGCCGTGGGTCTCGTTGAAGTGGCGCGTCTCCTGCTCGACCCCCTTGCCGCGCTTGAGGAGGTTCTCCTGGCGGTTGCGCTCGTACGCGAGCGCCTGCTCTGCGCCCTTGTGACTGGAGATGTTCTTGACCTCGGTGCGGTTCGCGGACTCGAGCACCTCGGCGTCGATGTGACCGTCGGCGGCGACCTCCTCGGCCTCGACCATCGAGAGGTTCGCGTCGATGCGGAGGCTGCCGTCGCGCCCGGCGTCGAAGACGCCGAGGTACTCGAGGACCTCCTCGAGCTTCTCGAGGAAGGCGCGCACCTCCCCGGGGTCGCGGAAGTCGGGCTCGGTGACGACCTCCATCAGCGGCGTCCCCGCCCGGTTGTAGTCGACCAGCGAGTAGTCCGCCCGGTCGACCGAGGTGGTTCGCACGTCCAGGTCCGCGGGGCCGTCGCGGACGTGGCGCAGGCTGCCGGGGTCTTCCTCCAGGTGGGCGCGGCGGACGGTGACCGTCCGCCGAGTGCCCTCGTGGGAGAACTCCAGTTCCCCGTCGGCACACAGCGGCGCGTCGTACTGGGTGATCTGGAAGTTCTTGGGGAGGTCGGGGTAGTAGTAGTTCTTCCGGTGGAACCGGGTCTCCTCGGGGATGTCGGCGTCGAGCGCCTTTCCGACCTTGACGGCGGCCTCGACGGCCGCCTCGTTGAGCACCGGGAGGGCTCCCGGGAGCCCCAGGCAGGTGGGACAGACGCGCGTGTTGGGCTCCTCCTCCTCGGCGGGCTCGGTGGAACACCCGCAGAAGATCTTGGTGTCCGTCTCGAGCTGGACGTGGACCTCCAGCCCGATGACGGGCACCAAGTCGGCCCGTTCGGCTGCTCGTGCCATCGTTGAACCGGGATTCGCGACGCCGGAGGTAAAGCCTGACGGGACGGTCGCGGGGGCGGTAACGGGGACTGACTGTGGGACGATCGTCTCAGGCACCCGCGGGCTCGCCCGTGCTGCCGTCGCGGTCGCGAAGCCCGAGGTCGATCCGGATGTCATCATACGGGACGACCGGTCGCTTCGACCGCCCCTCCTCGACGAACTCGATCACGTCGTACTCGGCCAGTCGATCGAGGTTGCGCGATACGTCCTTGATGTCGCGGTCGACGAGGCGGGCGGCCTCGCGCATGCTCCCGGGCTCCTCACTCGCGATCGTTCTGAGGAGTTCGATCGCACGAGGA
This window encodes:
- a CDS encoding MATE family efflux transporter, which translates into the protein MANTDARVDMTEGAVAPRLFSLAWPLVLGNLLQTLYNLADVFWVGRVSPEAVAAVSLMFPLSWMFVSTAMGLTAATIALVSQHVGAGDDRAADRVVGQTTILAIGVSVVLAAAGLLARRPLLEWIGAEGVVFTEALAYIEVIFLTLPLTFLFFAFRASLQGAGDTKTAMWLVAASAGVNIVIDPVFILGWGPVPAMGTRGAALATFVARALAAAAGVYVLLKGDWGIQLHPRDLRPDREVLGKLVDVGYPGTLDGWARSFAAVAMAALVARFGPAATAAYGVGVRLMSVSWTVAGAVGQATATGVGQNLGADTPDRASRVAWTATGGTMAVLFAAGGVVWLFPAVAIRVFVADAAVVAEGVSFLRITALAWGVFGGLMVLQGAFRGAGDTRIAMALSLLSRWGLRIPAALVLAYSFTVVVPVIGPVSGLGLGPDGLWWAWTFGAVGSLLVGAAWFLRGTWKRGVVERGGDAGSATVERDTEATPGSLGDDGDGDPATDD
- a CDS encoding HVO_2922 family protein, whose protein sequence is MSERTVFSQEERLDRTTAAALLRGLAADLAAGDRLRLGEGDDAASVALADSLGVEVELEVDEDDDETELEVEFEWSGSDVHTGDAVLAAEHASSAAAAAEGNGTTEGDGTTGGDGAAEAGGKAATDAADAADVSEPESAADAAEPIDPEDLPAEAVPASDAPAPTSLARFELYRDRADEWRWRLVHRNGNIVATSGEGYSSDRAARRGMQSVMRNAPEAAVLREE
- the gatB gene encoding Asp-tRNA(Asn)/Glu-tRNA(Gln) amidotransferase subunit GatB, yielding MARAAERADLVPVIGLEVHVQLETDTKIFCGCSTEPAEEEEPNTRVCPTCLGLPGALPVLNEAAVEAAVKVGKALDADIPEETRFHRKNYYYPDLPKNFQITQYDAPLCADGELEFSHEGTRRTVTVRRAHLEEDPGSLRHVRDGPADLDVRTTSVDRADYSLVDYNRAGTPLMEVVTEPDFRDPGEVRAFLEKLEEVLEYLGVFDAGRDGSLRIDANLSMVEAEEVAADGHIDAEVLESANRTEVKNISSHKGAEQALAYERNRQENLLKRGKGVEQETRHFNETHGNTVSMRSKEEEKDYRYFGEADLPALQVSDWKERIAIPELPDARRERFREEYGLDAEAASKLTSRKAVADFYEAVAEEFDPDLAAAWVADTLLGELNYRDMAVEDVTDRLDEFTRLIELVATDEVTTKNAEEVVLRAMLDEGLSPDEVIEREGLGTADDDEVAMAVGEAIEENPDAVEDYHAGEGGAINFLVGQVMQKTGGSAAPDDVNAMLRERLDE
- a CDS encoding transcriptional regulator, translating into MTRTTLIVTVGSLADVETRSHDAMERALSGDELNGDAPRRITFETADELVRVFSPRAIELLRTIASEEPGSMREAARLVDRDIKDVSRNLDRLAEYDVIEFVEEGRSKRPVVPYDDIRIDLGLRDRDGSTGEPAGA